The Parachlamydia acanthamoebae genome has a window encoding:
- a CDS encoding DegQ family serine endoprotease, whose translation MNFKSSFTQFEKIFCSLLLTTFSLYVHPAFSATTTEIQQQHESPKIMALDFVDVAKKATPAVVSIRVKIAPSSPFQKSERDETDLFNENFWQQFFGLPKSNEKKSSQDQVGQASGFIVSDNGYILTNNHVITDAKEITAMLVDGREFPAKVVGKDKNTDIAVLKIEAESLPYLKLADSDELQPGQWAIAIGNPLGLQASLTVGVISATGRDNLDIATIEDFIQTDAAINRGNSGGPLLDMKGEVVGINTAIVSNQGGYMGIGFAIPSNIAQNIMDQLISSGSATRGFIGVTLQKIDQNLAQAFGLTKMEGALISDISKGSPAEKAGLRQGDIVLKYDNHPVAHISALRKAVSFMKPGTKLNLTILREGKTLEIPIDVGTFPEHPSQLIAADNKIGLEVENITPETAQKLGISGLKGGLLITQVRPGSPAYIAGIRPGAILVAVNQNTVTTVAEFQQILKDSDPSKPVLLLIKQGGFTRFVSIKVD comes from the coding sequence ATGAATTTTAAATCTTCCTTTACACAATTTGAAAAAATTTTCTGCAGTCTTCTTTTAACGACTTTTTCCCTGTATGTTCATCCTGCTTTTTCCGCCACAACGACGGAAATTCAGCAGCAGCATGAAAGCCCCAAAATTATGGCTCTCGATTTTGTGGATGTGGCCAAAAAAGCAACACCAGCGGTAGTATCGATCCGCGTCAAAATCGCACCTTCATCTCCCTTTCAGAAATCAGAGCGAGATGAAACAGACTTATTTAATGAAAACTTTTGGCAACAATTCTTCGGATTACCTAAATCGAACGAGAAAAAATCTTCTCAAGATCAAGTAGGTCAAGCCTCTGGATTTATTGTCTCTGATAATGGGTATATTTTAACAAATAACCACGTGATTACAGACGCCAAGGAAATTACGGCCATGTTGGTTGATGGGCGTGAATTTCCCGCAAAAGTTGTTGGTAAAGACAAAAATACCGATATTGCCGTTCTAAAGATTGAAGCTGAAAGTCTACCCTATCTTAAACTGGCCGATTCAGATGAATTGCAGCCAGGTCAATGGGCCATTGCTATTGGAAATCCGCTGGGATTGCAAGCATCATTAACAGTCGGGGTGATCAGCGCCACAGGACGGGATAACCTAGACATTGCAACAATTGAAGACTTCATTCAAACAGATGCAGCTATTAACCGAGGTAACTCTGGTGGGCCTCTTTTAGATATGAAAGGGGAGGTTGTCGGAATCAACACAGCCATCGTCAGCAATCAAGGGGGCTATATGGGCATCGGCTTTGCCATCCCAAGCAACATCGCCCAAAATATTATGGATCAATTAATTTCGAGCGGTTCAGCCACAAGAGGCTTTATTGGCGTCACCTTGCAAAAGATTGATCAAAATCTCGCCCAAGCTTTTGGTTTGACCAAAATGGAAGGTGCCTTAATCTCAGATATTTCTAAAGGATCCCCTGCAGAAAAAGCGGGGTTGCGTCAGGGCGATATTGTCTTAAAATATGACAACCATCCCGTCGCACATATTTCAGCTTTACGTAAAGCTGTTTCCTTTATGAAACCAGGGACAAAGCTGAACTTAACAATTTTACGAGAAGGCAAAACGTTAGAAATTCCAATTGATGTTGGAACATTTCCTGAGCATCCTTCTCAACTCATTGCCGCCGACAACAAAATTGGCCTAGAGGTTGAAAACATCACACCAGAGACGGCCCAAAAGTTGGGCATTTCAGGACTCAAGGGTGGTCTTTTGATTACACAAGTACGTCCCGGCAGCCCTGCCTATATTGCAGGTATTCGCCCTGGTGCCATTCTTGTGGCTGTAAATCAAAATACGGTGACAACTGTGGCAGAATTCCAACAAATTCTGAAAGACAGCGATCCCTCAAAACCTGTTTTACTCTTAATTAAGCAAGGTGGATTTACCCGCTTCGTTTCTATTAAAGTCGATTAA
- a CDS encoding dicarboxylate/amino acid:cation symporter produces MKNNILFQVFGSIFLAVIAGLMTGPDRAIFGVTYLQLFTLIGQLFLNALTLVVVPLVASSIIIGTARLGSEGSFGKLGVKTFGYFMTTSLLAIVTGWLLMMAFSPGSLQESPAALVSVAEKARLVALEQQTQGNVFSTIEQILFKIVPSNILAVASQGQMLGLIFFSLLFGFFSAKIEPEAASIVQGFWRGIFQIMMKMTQMVMKALPIGVFGLVAKVVASTGLDSVKPVGMFFLVVILGLLIHGLIILPLMLRFIGGVNPFLHFRAIAPALLTAFSTSSTAATLPITIDCVEKRAGVSNRICSFTIPLASSVNLSGSALYVCCAVLFSAQVYGIHLSFVTQLLVVLMTLLTSLGVAGIPSASLISVLMILQTLGLPADAIGMILAVERLLDMSRSVVNVFGNTCCAVLVARSEGEATDLIKHLKTSISA; encoded by the coding sequence ATGAAAAACAACATCCTTTTTCAAGTATTTGGATCTATCTTTTTAGCTGTGATTGCTGGACTTATGACAGGCCCAGACCGAGCGATTTTTGGCGTGACATATCTTCAGTTGTTTACTTTGATTGGTCAACTTTTTTTGAATGCCCTGACTTTAGTTGTCGTTCCTCTTGTTGCCTCTTCCATTATCATCGGAACAGCTCGATTGGGTTCAGAAGGATCTTTTGGGAAATTGGGAGTTAAAACGTTTGGTTACTTCATGACAACAAGTTTGTTAGCGATTGTAACTGGTTGGTTATTAATGATGGCTTTCAGCCCGGGAAGTTTGCAAGAAAGTCCTGCCGCCTTGGTTTCTGTTGCCGAGAAAGCACGCTTAGTCGCATTGGAGCAGCAAACCCAAGGGAACGTTTTTAGCACAATTGAGCAAATTCTATTTAAAATTGTGCCTTCGAATATCTTAGCTGTGGCTTCTCAAGGTCAAATGCTTGGATTGATTTTTTTCAGTTTGTTGTTTGGATTCTTCAGTGCAAAAATTGAGCCTGAAGCAGCGTCGATTGTGCAAGGATTTTGGAGAGGAATTTTCCAGATTATGATGAAAATGACGCAAATGGTCATGAAGGCTTTGCCCATCGGCGTTTTTGGATTGGTGGCAAAAGTTGTGGCTAGCACAGGTTTAGATTCTGTAAAACCTGTTGGGATGTTTTTTTTAGTTGTGATCCTCGGGTTATTGATTCACGGATTGATTATCCTTCCGCTTATGTTACGTTTTATTGGGGGCGTAAATCCTTTCCTGCATTTTCGCGCCATTGCTCCCGCTTTATTAACGGCTTTTTCAACGAGCTCTACTGCCGCAACATTGCCAATTACGATTGACTGTGTGGAAAAACGTGCGGGTGTTTCTAACCGAATCTGTAGTTTTACAATTCCTTTAGCAAGTTCTGTCAATCTTTCCGGATCAGCCTTGTATGTATGCTGTGCGGTCCTTTTTTCTGCGCAAGTTTATGGGATTCATTTAAGCTTTGTTACTCAGCTATTAGTTGTTTTGATGACCTTGCTGACCTCCCTAGGAGTGGCAGGAATTCCTTCAGCTAGTTTGATCTCTGTGTTGATGATTTTACAGACCCTTGGATTACCTGCGGATGCCATTGGAATGATTCTAGCCGTTGAACGATTGCTGGACATGAGCCGCTCTGTCGTGAACGTATTTGGCAATACCTGCTGCGCCGTTTTGGTAGCCCGTTCTGAAGGAGAAGCAACAGATTTAATTAAACATCTTAAAACCTCGATTTCGGCGTGA
- the mnmA gene encoding tRNA 2-thiouridine(34) synthase MnmA, whose protein sequence is MSSQKTVVVGMSGGVDSSVSALLLKEQGYNVIGMFMKNWDETDENGVCPATRDFEDVVRVCDQISIPYYSVNFVKEYWDNVFSHFIEELKQGHTPNPDILCNREIKFKVMLDKALQLGADFLATGHYCRNYLAESHTQLLKGLDPGKDQSYFLYAISQRALHRALFPIGNLQKSEVREIARKHGLSTSEKKDSTGICFIGKRDFKQFLGQYLSFQKGNFENVKGDVVGQHDGVAYYTIGQRKGLGIGGQGDAWFVVGKDVERNVVVIDQGTHHPALYASTLTATDLHWHSPELPKTPFTCRAKIRYRQTDQDCVIEKMSEGRVEVRFPIPQRAITPRQSIVFYDEHVCLGGAIIERAGPTLHELGLSVPIQSESF, encoded by the coding sequence ATGTCATCTCAAAAAACTGTTGTCGTTGGAATGTCAGGAGGGGTAGACTCCTCGGTTTCTGCTCTTCTTCTGAAAGAACAAGGCTACAATGTCATTGGCATGTTTATGAAGAATTGGGATGAAACAGATGAAAATGGCGTTTGCCCAGCTACACGTGATTTTGAAGATGTTGTCAGAGTATGTGACCAAATTTCCATTCCTTACTACTCTGTGAATTTTGTTAAAGAGTATTGGGATAACGTTTTTTCCCATTTTATCGAAGAACTCAAGCAAGGGCATACTCCTAATCCGGATATCCTATGTAATCGGGAAATCAAGTTTAAAGTCATGCTGGATAAAGCTCTTCAATTAGGGGCTGATTTCCTCGCAACAGGGCATTATTGTCGCAATTATCTCGCCGAGAGCCATACCCAGTTGCTCAAGGGGCTAGATCCTGGCAAAGATCAAAGCTATTTTTTGTATGCGATTTCTCAACGTGCATTGCATCGTGCTTTATTTCCAATTGGAAATTTACAGAAAAGTGAGGTACGGGAGATTGCGCGAAAACATGGACTTTCCACTTCAGAAAAAAAAGATAGTACGGGTATCTGTTTTATTGGTAAAAGAGACTTTAAACAGTTTTTAGGGCAATATCTGTCTTTTCAAAAAGGGAACTTTGAAAATGTTAAAGGAGATGTTGTAGGACAACACGATGGAGTTGCTTACTATACCATTGGACAACGCAAAGGTTTAGGCATTGGAGGCCAAGGGGATGCTTGGTTTGTCGTTGGGAAAGATGTGGAGCGAAATGTTGTGGTGATTGATCAAGGAACCCACCATCCCGCCCTTTATGCCAGCACTTTGACGGCGACCGATTTACACTGGCATTCTCCGGAACTCCCTAAAACGCCTTTTACTTGCCGAGCGAAGATTCGCTATCGACAGACTGATCAAGATTGCGTGATTGAAAAAATGAGCGAAGGTAGAGTCGAGGTTCGTTTTCCGATTCCTCAGCGTGCGATTACTCCGAGGCAGTCGATTGTTTTTTATGACGAACATGTTTGTTTAGGTGGAGCGATCATCGAAAGGGCTGGACCTACCTTGCACGAGCTAGGCTTAAGCGTCCCTATCCAAAGCGAATCTTTCTAA